In Myxococcota bacterium, a single window of DNA contains:
- a CDS encoding AMP-binding protein: protein MRPDPGPEANVGTWLALHAAQRPEHTAIAVERTGERISYRELAARVERHAAALAGLGLRAGDRIALALPSEPLYLELYFAAARLGAITLPLNTRLTAAELAFQLDDSEPRLAVRAADSALPARAGTRALTPDELSAHTASHQAPAPAPGGESAQVIMYTSGTTGTPKGAVLPHRKTYWNTRNAELYFELDSSSVVVCPIPLFHSFGLKILSVPALYCGATLVLVDRFDARELQACVARHRATLLGAVPVMYTRMLEAGLVPEQLQSLRFAFTAGAPISPETLERYFAAGICLKQGYGQTETSILCCLDAADARRKAGSVGRPVTFGEVRIADESGRPVRCGETGEVQVRGPIVMLGYWRRPEETAASRIGGWHRTGDLGVVDAEGFVTLVGRSKELYISGGENVYPAEVERVLGQHPNVSEVAVVGVPDERWGESGRAYVVPARAPFDAPELLAWASQRLARYKLPREVVVVAELPRTASGKVQKHVLLHSH, encoded by the coding sequence ATGCGCCCCGATCCCGGACCCGAGGCCAACGTCGGCACCTGGCTCGCGCTGCACGCGGCCCAGCGCCCCGAGCACACGGCGATCGCGGTCGAGCGCACGGGTGAGCGGATCTCGTACCGCGAGCTCGCAGCGCGCGTCGAGCGCCACGCGGCGGCGCTCGCCGGGCTGGGTCTTCGCGCCGGCGACCGCATCGCACTCGCGCTGCCGAGCGAGCCTCTGTATCTCGAGCTCTACTTCGCCGCGGCGCGCCTGGGCGCGATCACGCTGCCATTGAACACGCGACTCACCGCGGCCGAGCTGGCCTTCCAGCTCGACGACTCCGAGCCGCGGCTTGCGGTGCGGGCCGCCGACTCGGCGCTGCCCGCGCGCGCCGGCACCCGGGCGCTGACACCGGACGAGCTGTCGGCGCACACCGCGAGTCACCAAGCTCCGGCTCCCGCGCCGGGCGGCGAGTCAGCGCAGGTGATCATGTACACCAGCGGCACCACCGGCACGCCCAAGGGAGCCGTGCTGCCGCACCGGAAGACCTATTGGAACACGCGCAACGCGGAGCTCTACTTCGAGCTGGACTCGAGCTCCGTCGTGGTCTGCCCGATCCCCCTCTTCCACTCCTTCGGGCTGAAGATCCTGTCGGTGCCCGCGCTGTACTGCGGCGCGACGCTCGTGCTGGTGGACCGCTTCGACGCGCGCGAGCTGCAGGCGTGCGTCGCGCGCCACCGCGCCACCCTGCTCGGCGCCGTGCCGGTCATGTACACGCGCATGCTCGAGGCCGGGCTCGTGCCCGAGCAGCTCCAGTCACTGCGCTTCGCCTTCACGGCCGGCGCGCCCATCTCCCCCGAGACGCTCGAGCGCTACTTCGCGGCGGGCATCTGCCTGAAGCAGGGCTACGGACAGACCGAGACCTCGATCCTGTGCTGCCTCGATGCGGCCGACGCGCGCCGCAAGGCGGGCTCGGTCGGGCGGCCCGTGACCTTCGGCGAGGTGCGGATCGCCGACGAGTCGGGCCGCCCCGTGCGCTGCGGCGAGACCGGCGAGGTCCAGGTGCGCGGCCCGATCGTGATGCTGGGCTACTGGCGACGGCCCGAGGAGACCGCTGCGAGCCGCATCGGCGGCTGGCACCGGACGGGCGACCTGGGCGTGGTGGACGCCGAGGGCTTCGTGACTCTCGTGGGGCGCTCGAAGGAGCTCTACATCAGCGGCGGCGAGAACGTGTATCCCGCCGAGGTCGAGCGCGTGCTCGGGCAGCACCCGAACGTGTCGGAGGTCGCGGTGGTCGGCGTGCCCGACGAGCGCTGGGGCGAGTCGGGCCGCGCCTACGTGGTGCCGGCACGCGCGCCGTTCGACGCGCCCGAGCTGCTCGCGTGGGCCAGCCAGCGCCTCGCGCGCTACAAGCTCCCGCGCGAGGTCGTGGTCGTCGCCGAGCTGCCGAGGACCGCCTCGGGAAAGGTGCAGAAACATGTCCTGCTCCACAGTCACTAG
- a CDS encoding protein-L-isoaspartate(D-aspartate) O-methyltransferase, with translation MGATDERERMVELQLAGRGIENARVLAAFRSVPREEFLPQELAEFAYEDTPLPIAGGQTISQPYIVAVTIDALGLRGGERVLEIGTGSGYAAAVLSRVAGEVFTVERLEPLAEVARERLARLGYRNVHVLCADGTLGWPEHAPYDAIAVAAGGPDVPKALLDQLAPGGRLVMPVGPDETLQTLVRVTREAGGRHHTEPLGEVRFVPLIGSQGWPEKEPAQVARAPRTRHADAAVPKLIHEAAEPIADLHTDSLDALVERIGDARLVLLGEATHGTSEFYRMRARISRELIERRGFDFVAVEADWPDAMRIHRYVSDAPRSPVEFTPFSRFPTWMWRNEEVSEFVSWLRARNQKQPEHTRRAGFYGLDLYSLFTSIAHVLEYLDRVDPDAARVARARYGTLTPWQRDPAAYGQAVLSGRYGSSEAAVVDMLRELLQRRLDYAARDGESFFDAAQNARVVAGAEAYYRTMYYGSAASWNLRDTHMFETLQALLAFHGPRSRGIVWEHNSHVGNARATEMSARGELNIGELCRAKFGAGVYAIGFGTDHGTVAAASNWDAPMQRMRVRPAHRDSYERLCHDSGVPAFALPLREPRRREVRDELLSPRLERAIGVIYRPETELASHYFTAILPVQFDEFLWFDQTRAVEPLGAERRPSPELPDTYPFGL, from the coding sequence GTGGGAGCAACCGACGAGCGCGAGCGCATGGTCGAGTTACAGCTGGCCGGGCGCGGCATCGAGAACGCACGGGTGCTCGCTGCGTTCCGCAGCGTGCCGCGCGAGGAGTTCCTGCCGCAGGAGCTGGCCGAGTTCGCCTACGAGGACACGCCGCTGCCGATCGCGGGCGGCCAGACGATCTCGCAGCCGTACATCGTCGCCGTCACGATCGACGCGCTGGGTCTGCGCGGTGGGGAGCGCGTGCTCGAGATCGGGACCGGCTCGGGCTATGCCGCGGCGGTGCTGAGCCGGGTCGCAGGCGAGGTGTTCACCGTCGAGCGGCTCGAGCCGCTCGCCGAGGTCGCGCGCGAGCGCCTGGCCAGGCTCGGGTACCGCAACGTCCACGTGCTCTGCGCGGACGGGACGCTCGGCTGGCCCGAGCACGCGCCCTACGACGCGATCGCCGTCGCGGCCGGCGGGCCCGACGTGCCAAAGGCGCTCTTGGACCAGCTCGCGCCGGGCGGGCGGCTGGTGATGCCCGTGGGACCCGACGAGACGTTGCAGACACTCGTGCGCGTGACTCGCGAAGCCGGCGGCCGCCATCACACCGAGCCGCTTGGAGAGGTGCGCTTCGTGCCGCTGATCGGCAGTCAGGGCTGGCCCGAGAAGGAGCCGGCGCAGGTGGCGCGCGCGCCTCGCACGCGGCACGCCGACGCTGCGGTGCCCAAGCTGATCCACGAGGCCGCGGAGCCGATTGCCGACCTCCACACGGACTCGCTCGACGCGCTCGTGGAGCGCATCGGCGACGCGCGCCTGGTGCTGCTGGGCGAGGCGACGCACGGCACGAGCGAGTTCTACCGCATGCGCGCACGCATCTCGCGCGAGCTGATCGAGCGGCGTGGCTTCGATTTCGTCGCGGTGGAGGCGGACTGGCCGGACGCGATGCGGATCCACCGCTACGTCAGCGACGCGCCGCGCTCTCCGGTCGAATTCACGCCGTTCTCGCGTTTCCCGACCTGGATGTGGCGCAACGAAGAGGTGAGTGAGTTCGTGTCCTGGCTGCGCGCCCGCAATCAGAAGCAGCCCGAGCACACGCGGCGCGCCGGATTCTACGGGCTCGACCTGTACAGCCTGTTCACGTCGATTGCGCACGTGCTCGAGTATCTCGACCGCGTGGACCCGGACGCCGCGCGCGTGGCGCGTGCGCGCTACGGCACGCTGACCCCGTGGCAGCGGGACCCGGCCGCCTATGGTCAGGCCGTCCTGAGCGGCCGCTACGGGAGCTCGGAGGCGGCGGTGGTCGACATGCTGCGCGAGCTCTTGCAGCGGCGGCTCGACTACGCGGCGCGCGACGGCGAGAGCTTCTTCGACGCTGCGCAGAACGCGCGCGTCGTCGCCGGCGCCGAGGCCTACTACCGCACCATGTACTACGGCTCCGCGGCGTCATGGAACCTGCGCGACACGCACATGTTCGAGACACTGCAGGCGCTGCTCGCCTTCCACGGACCCCGCTCGCGCGGCATCGTATGGGAGCACAACTCGCACGTCGGGAACGCTCGCGCGACGGAGATGAGCGCGCGCGGCGAGCTCAACATCGGCGAGCTGTGCCGCGCGAAGTTCGGCGCCGGCGTGTACGCGATCGGCTTCGGCACCGACCACGGCACGGTCGCGGCCGCCTCCAACTGGGATGCGCCCATGCAGCGCATGCGCGTTCGCCCGGCCCATCGGGATAGCTACGAACGCCTCTGCCACGACTCGGGCGTGCCGGCTTTCGCGCTGCCCCTGCGCGAGCCGCGGCGGCGTGAGGTCCGCGACGAGCTCTTGTCGCCGCGTCTCGAGCGCGCCATCGGCGTGATCTACCGCCCGGAGACGGAGCTCGCGAGTCACTACTTCACCGCGATCCTGCCGGTCCAGTTCGACGAGTTTCTCTGGTTCGACCAGACGCGCGCGGTGGAGCCGCTGGGCGCCGAGCGCCGCCCGAGCCCGGAGCTCCCGGACACCTATCCGTTCGGGCTATAG
- a CDS encoding MaoC/PaaZ C-terminal domain-containing protein has translation MNLRGQPVRVGDLVHSARRPVSPEIVAFYCDTFRDRNPLYRDGLAPPLLYHSEVYSHIDRWYLKRLVGNLHARQEWQLFAPLRTGKELATRSTVVERYRKRDRDFVVNEVDYCDSDGRLLVRSRTHQSFLADERSAAENVVDRDTAAKKERPQPGASGGKELEPVELEVDLATCWRFSGPVKNYHTDRDEARKLGFPDVVVQGMLSTCLVSQLMANAFGTGWLAGGRMDVKLVNVLWGGERVRARGKLVGTEPEGGARRSSVEVWVEKDDARRTPVVVGTASALGD, from the coding sequence GTGAACCTCCGCGGCCAGCCCGTTCGCGTCGGCGATCTCGTGCACAGCGCGCGCCGCCCGGTGTCTCCCGAGATCGTCGCGTTCTACTGCGACACCTTCCGCGACCGCAATCCGCTGTACCGCGACGGGCTCGCGCCGCCGCTGCTCTACCACAGCGAGGTCTACAGCCACATCGACCGCTGGTATCTGAAGCGGCTGGTCGGGAACCTGCACGCGCGCCAGGAGTGGCAGCTGTTCGCGCCGCTGCGCACGGGCAAGGAGCTCGCGACCCGCTCGACCGTGGTCGAGCGCTACCGCAAGCGCGACCGCGACTTCGTGGTCAACGAAGTCGACTACTGTGACTCCGACGGGCGTCTGCTCGTGCGCTCGCGCACGCACCAGTCGTTCCTCGCCGACGAGCGCTCGGCCGCCGAGAACGTGGTCGACCGCGACACGGCCGCGAAGAAGGAGCGCCCGCAGCCGGGCGCTAGCGGCGGCAAGGAGCTCGAGCCGGTCGAGCTCGAGGTCGACCTCGCGACTTGCTGGCGCTTCAGCGGCCCGGTGAAGAACTACCACACCGACCGCGACGAAGCGCGCAAGCTCGGCTTCCCGGACGTGGTGGTGCAGGGCATGCTGTCGACGTGTCTGGTGTCTCAGCTCATGGCCAACGCCTTCGGCACGGGCTGGCTCGCCGGCGGGCGCATGGACGTGAAGCTCGTGAACGTGCTGTGGGGCGGCGAGCGCGTGCGCGCGCGCGGCAAGCTCGTGGGCACGGAGCCGGAGGGCGGCGCGCGGCGCAGCTCGGTCGAGGTCTGGGTCGAGAAGGACGACGCGCGGCGCACGCCGGTCGTGGTCGGAACGGCCTCAGCTCTGGGGGACTGA
- a CDS encoding cytochrome c peroxidase produces the protein MSCSTVTRLLLAAAAAGSLTGCTFLMAVKGPPTTPPALDPDLVQRGAMLFNDPKLSGDGSRACATCHPGGGSDMKVYLDGSPVAPGTPGGWRTLSLRGAWQTAPYLWDNSATTLAQAVDRMFAVEMRGGKLAGREREALEAYVLSLAPFDRGRLQPDGTPNEPVSLAARRGFAVAQDACLGCHKPPAYARLLRYDVGTGGAFAVPTLRGVSAGGPYGHDGRWPDLATCIRAIAAAKEITLTDDQLSQLLEYLKLL, from the coding sequence ATGTCCTGCTCCACAGTCACTAGGCTGCTGCTCGCCGCGGCCGCCGCGGGCTCACTCACCGGCTGCACGTTCCTCATGGCGGTGAAGGGCCCGCCGACCACGCCGCCCGCGCTCGACCCCGACCTGGTGCAGCGCGGTGCCATGCTGTTCAACGACCCGAAGCTCTCGGGCGACGGCTCGCGCGCCTGCGCCACGTGTCACCCGGGCGGAGGGTCCGACATGAAGGTGTATCTCGACGGGAGCCCGGTCGCGCCGGGCACACCCGGCGGCTGGCGCACGCTGTCCCTGCGCGGCGCCTGGCAGACCGCGCCCTATCTGTGGGACAACTCGGCCACCACGCTCGCCCAGGCGGTCGACCGCATGTTCGCGGTCGAGATGCGCGGGGGGAAGCTCGCGGGCCGCGAGCGCGAGGCGCTCGAGGCCTACGTGCTCTCGCTCGCGCCCTTCGACCGCGGCCGCCTGCAGCCCGACGGCACGCCGAACGAGCCGGTGTCGCTGGCCGCGCGGCGCGGCTTCGCGGTGGCGCAGGACGCGTGCCTGGGCTGTCACAAGCCGCCCGCCTACGCGCGCCTGCTGCGCTACGACGTGGGCACGGGCGGCGCGTTCGCCGTGCCCACGCTGCGCGGCGTATCGGCGGGCGGCCCCTATGGCCACGACGGCCGCTGGCCCGATCTGGCCACCTGCATCCGCGCCATCGCCGCCGCCAAGGAAATCACCCTGACCGACGACCAGCTCTCGCAGCTGCTGGAGTACCTGAAGCTGCTCTAG